GATGTTGCAGTCTGCACTGCAGGAGCCTGGAGAGCGAACGTGTAGCCAATTGGTTCGACCCGCTGAGTGAAGCACTGCCTCACTTCTGGAAAGCTGGCATCAGTTACCAGAgagtcagaaacacacacacacagagagagagagagagagagagagagagagagagagagagagagagagagagagaaaaaccgGCCACCCAAATGTTTTGCTTGTCTGAGAGCTCCGTGGTTGACCTTGCTAGAACACGCCTACATGACCCTGACATTTACAGACTCAACCATGACCAATTCCAAATCCACAAACATAGCAGATATTggaagaaattaaaatattcataaatatgaatattaataaatgagACATAAAAGCAATTCAGACAATCATATTCCAGGACTTCCAGCACAACCAACGGACTTCTCATCAGCACCTGTCACCACAGGATTCCTCAATGCAATTTCACTCATAATTTGGAGATAATGACCCAACATTTCCCAAATGGCATTCCTATTTAACACCCTTTCACGGGAGAGTTGCATGAGAAACTCAatttcttagtttttttttaatcattcataaatgaataaaatattaataaatgagaCATCAAAGTGACATGGATGGTTTGTTGCTGAATAGCATGTTGCATAAATGATGGCATTGTACGTAACGTCCTCTGTCGTGTTTTGTCTTCAGCTCTGGTTTTCTAGGATAAAAGATAAACACAGGAGCAAGCATGTCTGATTCAACAGGCCAGTGTCACACAGGAATTATTACCTGTGGTAAAGGTACTTGCCTAGTAGCACTTAACAGAATCAACTGACAATTACAtctgagtaattgagggtcttgctcaggggcccaccgGGAGCTTGGCACtggtagggcttgaactagcaaccttctgattagaaGTCAGATatcttaatcactgagctaccaaaaCCCACTAACCAAGCCTGCTATCCACATAACACCGTCCAGCGCAATTCAGACTAGCTCTGATGCTAATACGTCTCCCTGCAGAAGTCTTGCTGAGATCGCAAACTCATCTGTTTCTCCCTTTGGAGTAATTACACATGGTATTGTATTACTGTGCATAGTCGGGCCGGCTCGGGGAAATATCATTGTCATTTCACCTCGATGAGCACTGTCAAACGCCTTTTCCAAGTCAGTGGAGCACTGGACCGCGGTGAAGCTGCTTCGCTAATGAGCCTCACAGCCGGGATCCGCGTTACTGCGGTGCACTTTGGTCTGGAGCTATTATGGCTGTCGGTGAGCCAGGGATCAATTCTGTTAATCATTCTTTTAAGGATAATTCTGCTCATTGTGATAGCTGTTTTACTGCTTAGACTAATTCCACAGTAATCGCTGCTTTCAGAAACGTCTTCCTCCCTCGGAACTGGTTCTTTATTTAAtgtcatattacatatttctaGGATAATATGGTCCGACCCACAGTTGTTGATTACTTCTTTGGTATATTAACTGCTGCAGTTCTCTTTCCTCATTTGTTCTCAAATCTAATAAAATAACGGCAGGTGCTGTTCCATTATCGGCGACCGCTCGAGTACATTTTTGAACGGGTCAAAGCAGGTCTTCACTCATTCGCCGGCACCATGGAGGGTCCGACCGCGTGGAGTCTTCTGTCTCCCGTTCACTCCGCTCCCCCATGCCTGGCTCGGCACCGAGCCTCGTCTGCTGGCCCCAGCCTCATCCCGTGGCTCGCGGCTCACGTCCGCTCTGTCGTGTGTCTGGTAGAACGTTTCTTGACAGCTCTTCCTTTGCAGCCACTCTGTGGTGGCTTCTGGATCCTGGTCCTCCAGGTCTCGCTGTTTTGAAGGAGTTATTTGGTGATTACAGCTCTGTGGTCTGACAGTCTAACTGTCAAAGCAGCATTGTTTCTATTCTACTTCTTTTTGAAATCAGTATTACAAGCAACCTGGTTGCATTCTTGTAGTGTGTCGGCAAAAaacctgctgcttctgtttgtgtggtatCGGAATGTGAAGCCAGTGTTTGTGTTACGAGCCTCTCCAGGAGCTGGAGACCCACCCATGCCATCATCTGGAGCTTGCGTCTCATTTGTCCAGACTCATGACTCAAGGAAGTGGCGTGGTGCAGTTCCTCACTAGTCTACTGCGTCAGGATCCATGAGGACTCTTCTGTGTTCCTGAATTCTGAATTCAATATCCATGTTCTGAGTTTGACAGACACTTGCAAGTTCCTGAGCCCAATATTCGTTTTTATTTCGTCTGTCGCTGCATAATTTGGTTTCCTGCAGCACAGATGTCTATTGCACATAATACTGCATCCAGCTGTCTTCGTCTCTGTGGGGTCTGGGAGGAGCATTCATCAGCCAGGCCAGCATTGCTCTCTGCTACGGGTGGAGTTAGGGGGCATGGTCCACACGGTGCTGGTGGAGTGGTTAGTTCCAGGGCATGCTCCACATGCTAGTGGATGCTACACCTCTGGGGCTCCAGCGTGCTCAGAGATCCGACACATCTTCTCTTGACATGGAGGTCCATAAAACCACCAGGAAGAGACGTCCTGCTTCTTACAGCTAGGAAGACTAAGAAAACTACAGTACACAGACCACTGAGGCAATGTGGTATCCCAGATTATCGACAGAGGTGCACGAGAAGCCTCAAAATCGCAGCTCTCCCGGCCTGCAGGTTTCTCTAACACCACTGTTGCTGTGAAATCAAATCGAGACCCTTTAAAATACTGTCTTATGATTAAAAAAGCTTTTTCAACTCACCGGGCATCTGGAATGGACAAAAGAACACCTTACTAATGTCAACACATTCATGGAAAGACGTGAAACGTTTATGTGAAATAAAAGTACAGTTTGCTTTCATCCAGCTTACCGGCGACAATTTTGAACGCCACACCAGGGCCCAATTTGAGTGCGATTATTACAGCGGCATGATGCGGCCCCTCCTTCCCATAGTTATGAGAATTCCTATGGAACGGGACAGCCACAcgcacctttttttttcatttcaaccGCGTTTCACCAACATCCGTTTAATTTTGGCCGTGACGGCACCAGTATTGCGACAGTAATCCGGCATGTAAACGGACGGTGTGACTGAACTCTCTGGTCAGCAGGAACGACAGCAGGATCCGAACCCAAGGACCACAGGATGGTGTGACCTGTTTGTAATCGCTGAATGATCTAATGAAATCCAAGACACATAAGAAAGAGCTCAGACCCCCGTACTTTCAAACGGAAAGCGGAAGGCGGTTTGTACCTTTAATGCACATGGTAGGAATTtggtaggggggggggggtgttcccTGGTTTTGTAGAACAAAGGATACAGCAGACGCGGAAAGACACAGCTGTACTCTACTCAAGTGGGAGAAGCAGCGTctccatacaaacacacatggagaTGATGGGGAGGAGCCAAAACAGGCCAACGAGCCGAGCTGTCAGCAGGGACACGCCCCCGGCATCACCCGGACGTCATGACGCGCAGCACCACCCAAACTCCTTCACCCGAGACAGGGTGCGGCCTCCTTCCAAGGCTGCAGGCCTCCTGTTCAACACCGTGATTCAACTAATCAGAGGGCTCCCAGGGGCTCGTCAGATAGCATCTACGCCTTCTCAATTATCCAACTTTCTCCTTGATCTCAGCCTTTCATGGGCGCCCCCCTCCCAACCTCTGGCATGCAGCCCCACCCACAAACTCGGCCACACCCCCACTGCAATTGTCAGTTGATTAAAAGCACTTTTTAGCCGACAGGAGTTACACAGAGACGTTTATATTCATTTCCCACGATGCAACATGTTTAATGCATTTGTCCATTAGCTGGGCGGTGTTCAGGGTGACCTCGATGACGACACCTCAGATCAAGCTTGAAGGAGGAGGACGcagacgcgcacgcacacacacacacacacacacacacacacacacacacacacacacacacacacacacatacacacacacacgcacacacgcacgcaggcacacacacacacacacacacacacacacacacatacatacacgcacgcacgcacgcacgcacgcgcacacacacacacgcacgcacgcacgcacacacacacacacacacacacacatacatacacacacacacacacacacacacacatgctcgtgCATGCCTCAGAGCAATTAATAGGGCAGAGGACAAAGAGAAGATGAAGGTAATTTTGATGGTGATGGCGATTCATTTAAATGAAGTGCACTGTTGAACCATGTGGAGACGCAACGCTCTGTCTCAGAGCAACAGATGTGGGACCGTCAGCACACATTATGCCTAACAGTTCGCTCCTCACGGACCACCGACCATAAAAACCTGCCATTCTGGAACAATCTCCGACAAAGCGTACCTTTCAAACGCAGCTTTGCGCTCCACGTCCCTGGAGTTCTACGCGGAAAGAGCATATAACCCACGGCTGCGAGCTGCAGCCCACTCAGGGTAAAGTCCACAAGTCAGAACCGAAGTCCGACCAGCTGTGGGCGAGAACGAATCTCCCCCGTCTTGGTCACATGTCAGAACCGCAGTCTCATGAGATGAACAGCTAACGGGATCCACAACGAGCTGACCCATGCCGAAAAACGAGGACACGAACCCTCAGCCCTCATACGGTAAGGGGCGGGGCAAACccgtggccacgccctcctctCAAATCCGTTGCCAtgtctttctcctctgtctccactaTGCAACAGGACTGGGGTCCGGTACCGAGCCTGTAGAACGATGCAGGCCTGGTCCATTCCTTCGGCCCACGCACCGGTTCTGAGCTCGGCCATTTTGCCCAGAccatgggagagagagcgcatgttATTTCAGTGACCCATCGAGACAGAACACAGCAGGACAGCCAGCACAAGGTCTATTCTTCCAGTCCACTGGAGGCCATTTTACAAATCAGTTATTAATCTAATGACCTTCAAAGGATTCATATCTGGATTATTCATAAATAGATCTCCGTCCAAACGAAGTAAAATGAAAGAAGTAACAAAAATTAGAAATgaaaccaccccccacccccccccccccccccccccaaaaaaaaaaaaaaaaaagattttggaaTAATCACAGGAATTGCAGGTGCAAGCAACGTCACAGCGATCCTGGACGCATCGCTTAGTGTCCTTAACGCTTACTGACGCTCCATTTCATCGCGACCCACCCGACCGTGAGAGTTCTCTCccaacagaaagacacacacacacacacacacacacacacacacacacacacacacacacacacacacacacacacacacacactggctgtaTGAGGAGCATCGAACATCACTTACAAGAAAGCACCGCTTTATGCAAATTATTTGAATGGGGATTTCAGACCAGGTGGTCGTAACAACAAACGTTTGTTTCCATTGTGAACAATCGTGTATAAGAACCTGACATCATATTTATTGATGacataaacatgttttggtCAATATAGTGCAATAATTGCAAAGCAATCAAAACTATGAAAACAATAAGGGGGAGAATGCTTGTATAAAAATAGGTGTTACAGTAAAATATCAGTATTACACAACATAATTATTACTTCAgttattatttatgaattttcgataacatattaaaatacatattaagaatgaatatatatattcatttttaatatataatcatCTCTCTAATGGTAGCGGGGACCCTGTGGTCTTCTGTTTTCCAAAAAAGTGCAGAGAGCATACAAAGACACTTTCAATTCTTAAATCTTGAAATGATGCAGAAGTCTCTCTTTGAACTGGGGTACGGGCGAGGGGAAGGATATGGGGGTGTGCCACCTCGGAGAAAAAAAGAGTCACTTGTACAACGCAAGCTACAGGAAATGATCAGGAAGTGGAAACAGAAGGCGATCGCTGGCCTGCGGGACAGGAAGTATAGCGACGGAGGAGGAAATGATACCGTGATTACATGGCAAGAGTATACGATAAATACAGAACTTACTTACAGACATGAGCAGAAGTATTTGTCCTGCACACTTAGATGCACTGGGGTACAGTGTTCTGTCAGGGTGTGATTGGGTCTCTCTTTTTATtgactttgttttgttgtgttttgttatgttttttttttttaatatatataaacattttgtgtggTTCACAATATCTGCAAGGTTAATACTCCTGAAAATGTACTTGGATTAATCTGTACACCTAAGATTACGTGTATTCAATCTTCAACTTAAAAAAATAGACTTTGCATCAGCGGGTTTTATATCACAACTCATGCTTTTCTCATCcgattttgattttgtttttgtttttatttttgtttttgtaatgtcaTGTAGCTTTGAAATTAAAGTAACACAGTCTGGCACACCCCGTGGTAGGACTTTGTCATATTTTCTTCGGAGATGCTGTCTCTCATGTTTGAGACTGTACAGTAATGTGGGAAGGGATCGGGGTCGGGGTTGGGTGGGGCTTTTGCGGTGCATGTGCACAGACCGAGGTTCAAAACTGGCTAAACGTCGTCTGTTTCTCGAGGACTTCGAGGTAATCCGGCTCCACCTGGAGTTTTGCCTTGAGTTCCAAATACTCACTTCTGTTGGCCTCCACGTAGACGGTGGTCGGCGCTGTGCTGTAGAGAAGCGTTTCCCTTATTCCCTCCGGGGGCAAAAACTGTCGCCTGACATCGAAGTTCGGGTTGTATGTGTACGGCCCAGGGGCCGTGTACTTGTAGTCGTACCTGCCGCCGGCTCCGGTCGGGGTCTTGTCCGGCTCCAGGATGCCCCTGAAGAAGTGCTCCGCGTCCTGCACGGTGGACGCCTGCTCCGGGGGCTCGATGGTGCTGACCGTGTATGTAGGACTGCGGGACGTGGGGTCCCGCTGCTCCTCGGGCGGGGTCCGGTAGCTGGCCTTCAGCTCGCGCAGGTCAGGGTAGTCTTCCACGGTGTTGCCCTCCCGAGACCTGTAGATGGGGTTCTTGCACATGTGGCCCAGCGGGTGAGGGATGTACTCGTAGACGTGGGCGGCTGGGGGCTTGACCTTGGGCATGGCGCGGTTGCTGTACAGGCTGTACTGCAGGTTAAAGGAGCTGACATCCGAGTTGTTGGTGCTGGTCCGGTCGCTCTGTGACTTCTTGCGGCGCTTCACCACCACCACGAAGAGACCGGCGGCCACGAACACAGACATGATGAAGACAAGGAGGAGGCTGAGGATGAGCACAGAGAGGGGCACAGTCCCCGACGCTGGTCTGAGCCGCGGGGGGACCTCCGCCGTGGTCGCCCCGCCCTCGGACGGCTCCGGCACGGCCGTGGTGGCGACCGCCACGTCCGAGTAATCCGGACAGAGCTGCTCAGACAGGGTCCCCCGCAGGTCCCGCCCGGCCAGCCTCTTCGGGGTGGCGCACACGATGTCGTTGACCACAGTGCCAGAGTTCAGCTGCTCCAGCCAGATCTTCATGCCCACGGAATCGCACGTGCAATCCCAGGGGTTCTCGAAGAGGTCGATTTGCAGCAGGGCCTTCAGCTGGTCCAGAACACCGCTCACAGGCAGGTTCTGGAAGTTGTTGTTGCGCAGGTTGAGTCTGGAGAGTGACACGCTGGAGAAGATGCCCCCTGGCAAGGTCTTCAGGAGATTGTTGTTGAGGAACAGCAACTGGAGGTTGGGCACCACGTGAAAGGTGCCGCCCACAATCTCTTTGATCTTATTGTACTCTAAATACAAGTACTGCAGGTTCTGGAGCCCAAAGAACATGTCTGCTGTCAGCCTGTCGATCAAATTCCCGTTTAAGTACAGTCTGCGCAGGTTAATCAAATCCGCAAACGCTCGGTCGTGTATGAGCGCAATCCTGTTGTTCCCCAAGTGCAACAAATCCAATCCCTCTGCCTCGATGAAGTCCGAGCGCCGCACAACCGGGATGTAATTCCCTGTCAGGTACATCTTTTTGGGATTATAGGGTTTGGGCCTCAGGTCCGAGATGTTTTCGATCTTCCTCTCCTGGCAGTTGACGTTGAGCCCGAGGTCGGAGATCTGCAGGTTGCAGGTGCAGGCCGTGGGGCAGTCCAAAGGCACAGGGGACTTGGTCTGGAAAGCGATGATGGGCCCGTAGTTGTAAGGGTTGGGCGGGATACGTGAGGTGGGCTTGGAGCGGGTCTTGTTGGACTGGCGAGTGCCCTTGGTGGGTCTGGAGGATGACCGGAGCACGGCCGAGGATGTGGCGGAGGCCGTGGCGCCAGCCGGCGTGGTCTGGAAGTACCCACCAGTGCTGAGGGGCGGGGGCGGGCGTGCCTCGTACTCAGAGATGGCCCTCCGCGGGCACAGCTCCTGCTTGGACACCTCGTCCAGGTCCCGGCCGTGGAGCCGGAAGGGTGTCTCACATACCACCTCGCCCACCAGCGCCGTATAGGCTATGCTCTCCAGCCAGGCCTTGAGGGCGATGAGCTCGCATGAGCAGTTCCACGGGTTCTCCTCCAGCTGCAACTCCACCACCTTATCCATGTGCTCCAGGAGCCCCACATAGGGGAACACCTTCAGCCGGTTGCCCCTCAGGTCCAGGTGCGTCAGGGGTACGTTTCGGAAAATGTTGGCTGGCAGGGATGACAGCAGGTTGTCGTTGAGGATGAGCACGGTCAGGTGATGAAGCTTAGCCAGGGCGCTGGGCTCCACCATGCTGATGAAGTTGTAGTCGATCTGAAGATATTCCAGGCTCTCCAGACCGGCGAAGGTATCGTCCCTTAGGATGTCTAGCTTGTTGTTATTCAGGTGCAGTCTCTTTAACCCCTGCAGTCCGTTAAAAGCCCCAGTTTCCACTTCGGAAATGTCATTGTTCCCTAAATGCAAAATGGTGACGCCGGTGTAGTTGATAAAGTCATTGAGGGACAATTTTTTCAGCAAGTTCCCTGTCAGTAGAAGGTGGTACGTGGGAAAATGCGCCGGGCTGATTTCTGACAGCCTGACAATGCCGCGGTTCTCGCAGCTGATGGCCAGGAGATCCTCCTTTTCCTCACAGGTGCACAGATTCCTGCAGATCTCCCCGTAAGTGTCGTACATCTCCGCGAGGTTCAGGGTGGTGGTGAGCAGCAAGGCTGCTGCTCGTATCCACACATGCATCTTCATGGGATTGAGCGGCGCAGGTCAGAGGAGTGCCGATCCAGACGCCCGTGTCGTCTGGAAAATGGAGAAAAGGCCGTCAGTGACTTTGAAATCAACATCTCACCATTTTAACGTCAGCACGTTAACCAACGCATGCTTCTGGATTAAACCAGTCATATGGATTTAAAAGCCTTGTTGCAGATTATGACAACCACATTGTAATCGGGATTTCACATGGAAATGTGCAATAAAGCTTCTCTGTTTATCGAGAAGTTAAATAGTTACAGGCTAGATCATCTAATGACACTGAAATAATCcgattttttaaaataccatATTAATAATTTGtgaatcaaaatgaaatcaaatcaaaatagtaaaaaaaCATCTATTATAATgaaatgctttgtgtgtgtgtgtgtggggggggggtttcgtGCTTTCTTAGGTCATTTCACAGTTATTTATGcaacacatgcaaatgaattaGAAGAAATACAAACGccatttcaaatataaaaaacacagtctCATCCCGGGCAACAACGACGCAAATCCACGTAGTTCACCATAACGCGCGCGGCGGCGGGCGCAGAGGAAAACCCTCCCGATCCCATTCCCAACAGAAACGGAGCAACTAGCAGGAATTCGCTGGGAATTCGGGAAGGCACTGCGCAATTTGGGAACGCATACCAAAGAAAGTATCGCACGGAATCTCGAACTCGAGAGCTGGAACATCGGGACCGTGGGCCAGTCGCCCACGGATCTTAACTGCTCCGCACCGTGCCAAGGGCTCGAACTTAACCGCGCGCCGCTTATGCCAGCAGAACGTACATTACACATTTAACTTGGCGTCGCTTCAAACGTGCGAAAATACCTCTGATCAAAACGAACCGCGGTTACGAAGAGGCGTCTACAGTCATCGCGATTAACGGTCTCGACTCACCCCGCATAGCCGACGACTTCGGTTTGGTAATGCAACTCACGAGGATCGAGTTTTAGcgttaaaaaagaaagtaaaaaacaaaaaacaaaaaacgactCGACATGGAAAGAATGCGTTTACATTACGATTCCCAGTTTCTCTCTTGCAGGCACAGAAAAGCAAACCCCGCTGATTGTTAGCGCAAAGACAGACACATCGTGTCCCTCCGGCGAAGACGGCGCAAAACCTACCAGGCGACGTCATCGGTTCAGTACACAGGTTCCGTCGCGATGAAAAGCGAAGTATTCGATATTAAAGCATTTTGTAGGCGATCCGGTACGTGCGGAAGAATCTCTCATGATTCATGCAAATGAAcacctctctctcgccctctctctctccctctctggtgCCGAAGACACTTGCcgacgcacgcgcacacacacacacacacacacacacacacacacactcacacacacacacacacacacacatacatagagagatagatagcgagagagagagagagagagagagagagagcgatcgGTACATTCGACTTCCCT
The sequence above is a segment of the Electrophorus electricus isolate fEleEle1 chromosome 16, fEleEle1.pri, whole genome shotgun sequence genome. Coding sequences within it:
- the LOC113589285 gene encoding SLIT and NTRK-like protein 5 — its product is MKMHVWIRAAALLLTTTLNLAEMYDTYGEICRNLCTCEEKEDLLAISCENRGIVRLSEISPAHFPTYHLLLTGNLLKKLSLNDFINYTGVTILHLGNNDISEVETGAFNGLQGLKRLHLNNNKLDILRDDTFAGLESLEYLQIDYNFISMVEPSALAKLHHLTVLILNDNLLSSLPANIFRNVPLTHLDLRGNRLKVFPYVGLLEHMDKVVELQLEENPWNCSCELIALKAWLESIAYTALVGEVVCETPFRLHGRDLDEVSKQELCPRRAISEYEARPPPPLSTGGYFQTTPAGATASATSSAVLRSSSRPTKGTRQSNKTRSKPTSRIPPNPYNYGPIIAFQTKSPVPLDCPTACTCNLQISDLGLNVNCQERKIENISDLRPKPYNPKKMYLTGNYIPVVRRSDFIEAEGLDLLHLGNNRIALIHDRAFADLINLRRLYLNGNLIDRLTADMFFGLQNLQYLYLEYNKIKEIVGGTFHVVPNLQLLFLNNNLLKTLPGGIFSSVSLSRLNLRNNNFQNLPVSGVLDQLKALLQIDLFENPWDCTCDSVGMKIWLEQLNSGTVVNDIVCATPKRLAGRDLRGTLSEQLCPDYSDVAVATTAVPEPSEGGATTAEVPPRLRPASGTVPLSVLILSLLLVFIMSVFVAAGLFVVVVKRRKKSQSDRTSTNNSDVSSFNLQYSLYSNRAMPKVKPPAAHVYEYIPHPLGHMCKNPIYRSREGNTVEDYPDLRELKASYRTPPEEQRDPTSRSPTYTVSTIEPPEQASTVQDAEHFFRGILEPDKTPTGAGGRYDYKYTAPGPYTYNPNFDVRRQFLPPEGIRETLLYSTAPTTVYVEANRSEYLELKAKLQVEPDYLEVLEKQTTFSQF